The following is a genomic window from Bacteroidia bacterium.
GATCCGGCGTATCGTGAAAAGGTGAAATGGTGAAATGGTGAAAAGGTAACAGCCTCTTACCTTTTCACCTCGCCGCGGCGAGTCTTCGGCCTGCGGCCTTCGACTTTTTTCCTTTTCACCTTTTTTCCTTTTCACCTTTTTACGAGCGCCCGATTGGACGCACGGAGTAAGCAGATTTCGTCAATCGTAAGTCGATTCCCCTTTTTTTGCTCTCCCGCGCATTGCGTATACTTGAAGCTTGAGCATGTTTCACCATTATCAGGGCGCCGCGATGGCAAAGACGCACGAAGAATTCCTCGACATTTTCAAACAGGCCGGTGCCTTTCTCGAAGGCCATTTCGTGCTGACCTCAGGCCTGCACAGCCCGCATTATGTGGAGAAATTCCGCGTGCTGGAACACCCGCTGCATACGGCGGAGCTTTGCGCGGAATTCGTCGCGGAGTGGGGAGAGCAGCATCCGACGGTGGTGCTGGGACCCGCGACGGGCGGCATCATCCTCGCGCATGAAACGGCGAAGCAGCTCGGCGTGCGGGCCATGTTCACCGAGCGTCTCGACGGCGCCATGGTGCTGCGCCGCGGCTTCGAGCTCACGCCCGAAGACCGCGTGCTCCTCGTCGAGGATATCGTCACCACGGGTGGCAGCATTTTCGAAGTGATCGAAGCGGTCAAAGCTACAGGGGCGCAGATCCTCGGCCTCGCCTTCCTTGTGGACCGCAGCGGCGGCAAGGTGAACTTCGGCATTCCATCCAAAGCCCTCCTCACCCTCGATGTGGTGACCTATCAACCCGACGATTGTCCTCTCTGCCGCGACGGCGTACCGATACGCAAGCCGGGAAGATCGGGAAAGTAACGAATGTACGATGCAGGATATTCGGATATCCGGGTATCGTGAAATGGTGAAATGGTGAAAAGGTAAAATGGTGAAAAGGTGAAAAGGTGAAATGGTGAAAAGGTGAAAAGTCGAATATTCGCCGCGGCGGGGTAACAGCCTCGTACCTTTCTCACCTTTTTTTCTCCCTTTCAACGTCGCGCGAGATTTTCCAGGATGGGCGTGTGCGGCCCCCGTATGCACGTGTGAGGGGAAAGAAGTGTCGTCAGTCTCAGGCTGAGCTTGCTCCAGGCTGTGCTGGGCTGAGAGGCCCCCAACTGCCGTTGGGGGGTACAGGAAGTATCACCCTTAGGGCTGACTGCGCCTGAATAACGTTGACCGAATGTTAGATTGCTGCAAATCGTAAGTCGTCCCGCCTGCGCTCTCATGTACCGACGATTGTGCCATTGTCCTATGATGCTTCGGCGGGCAGGCAATCGTTAGTCGTCAATCACATTGCGCGATCACGATTCATGGCGTATTTTTCAGACTTCCCTTACGCCCAAAATGTCGAGGCGCCCATGAGTCTTGCTGTGACCTTTTCCACCATTCCGGAACTGTTCCTCAATCTGACGGACCGCTTTGAGCATGAGCAGCGGCCGCTGATGCTGAGAAAGGTAGACGGAAAATTTGAAGCGCTGCGCTATCATGAGGTGCGCGAGCAGACAGCTCTGCTTTACCATGCTCTGCTACGGTTGGGGATACAGGCCGGCGACCGCATCGGACTGCTGTCGGAAAACCGTCCCGAATGGGTCATCGCCGATCAGGCGATTTTGCTGCACGGCGCACAGGACGTACCCATTTTCCCGTCGCAGACCGCGAAGCAGGTCGAATTCATTCTCCAGGATGCCGGCGCGACGGCCATTTTCGTTTCCAACCGTTTTCAGCTCGCGAAAATCCAGCGCATTCGCAGCGATGTGAAATCGCTGCGCCACGTCATCGTGATGAACGATCTGGACGACATGCCCGACGATGTGCTCAGCTGGTCGGCTCTGATCGCCTCCGGCGCGGCGGATCATGCGCAGCATCCGCATGCGCTTCGGGAGGCCGCGCAACTCGTCAAGCCCGACGATCTGGCGACGATCATCTACACCTCCGGCACCACCGGCAATCCCAAGGGCGTGATGCTGTCGCACAGCAATTTCGTGGCCAATATCACCGCCGCCACGCAAATCCTCCCGATCGGAGAAGACGACACACTGCTCTCTTTTCTGCCGCTCTGCCATGTGTTCGAGCGCATGGCCGGCTATTACACCGCCATGTCCTGCGGCGCCACCATCGCCTACGCCGAGAGCATAGACACCGTGGCGGAAAACATGCTGGAAGTGACGCCCACCATTGTTGTCGCCGTACCGCGTCTCTTCGAGCGCATCTACAACCGTGTCGCCCGCATGGTGGAAAAGGACAGCGCCGCGAAACGCAAGATCTTCTATAAAGCCGTCGAGGTCGGACGTGAATACGTACAGGCCGCGAAGCAGGGCAAACCGGGAGCGATGCTTCGCGCGAAGCATGCCATAGCCGACAAGCTGGTGTTTAGCAAGCTCAAGCAGCGGACAGGCGGACGCATAAGGTATTTCGTTTCCGGCGGAGCCGCTCTGCCGCGCGAGCTCGGCGAATTTTTCGAGGCCGTGGGCCTGCTCATCATCGAGGGCTACGGACTGACGGAAAGCTCCCCGGTAATCGCCGCCAATCGCATCGGGTCGCATCGCTTCGGCTCCGTGGGAAACCCCCTGCCGGGAGTGGAGGTGCGCATCGCCGAGGATGGAGAAATTCTCTCGCGTGGTCCGCATATCATGCGCGGCTACTACAACAACAGAAAGGCGACCGAAGAGGCAATCGACAAGGACGGCTGGCTGCACACCGGCGACATCGGCGTGCTGGACGAGAAGGGATATCTGTACAT
Proteins encoded in this region:
- a CDS encoding long-chain fatty acid--CoA ligase, which codes for MAYFSDFPYAQNVEAPMSLAVTFSTIPELFLNLTDRFEHEQRPLMLRKVDGKFEALRYHEVREQTALLYHALLRLGIQAGDRIGLLSENRPEWVIADQAILLHGAQDVPIFPSQTAKQVEFILQDAGATAIFVSNRFQLAKIQRIRSDVKSLRHVIVMNDLDDMPDDVLSWSALIASGAADHAQHPHALREAAQLVKPDDLATIIYTSGTTGNPKGVMLSHSNFVANITAATQILPIGEDDTLLSFLPLCHVFERMAGYYTAMSCGATIAYAESIDTVAENMLEVTPTIVVAVPRLFERIYNRVARMVEKDSAAKRKIFYKAVEVGREYVQAAKQGKPGAMLRAKHAIADKLVFSKLKQRTGGRIRYFVSGGAALPRELGEFFEAVGLLIIEGYGLTESSPVIAANRIGSHRFGSVGNPLPGVEVRIAEDGEILSRGPHIMRGYYNNRKATEEAIDKDGWLHTGDIGVLDEKGYLYITDRKKHLFVSSGGKNIAPQPIESLFAGSDYIDQFVLIGDKRMYLTALIVPDMDALKQYAKTHGITYGDSKELLKHPDIHRLIEQTIQTRQKDLANFEKVRRFSLLEEPFTIENGEMTPSMKIRRKAVEERYQELIESMYRT
- the pyrE gene encoding orotate phosphoribosyltransferase — translated: MAKTHEEFLDIFKQAGAFLEGHFVLTSGLHSPHYVEKFRVLEHPLHTAELCAEFVAEWGEQHPTVVLGPATGGIILAHETAKQLGVRAMFTERLDGAMVLRRGFELTPEDRVLLVEDIVTTGGSIFEVIEAVKATGAQILGLAFLVDRSGGKVNFGIPSKALLTLDVVTYQPDDCPLCRDGVPIRKPGRSGK